The window AAACGTTCTGGGTGAAGGTAGATATTAACGGGTTACATTTTCCGATTCAGGGGATCGGGCTTATCGTCCCACAGACTTATCATGCTAAAAGTAGCGGAGATTCAGAGTTACTGACGGTTCAAATCACTAAGAAGGAGGAAGAGTACAGTGTACGTTTCCAGGCCATACGAGATCATAAACAAATTAATTGGACGGGTATGATGACCCCTGGTGAACACAAATCATTTAATCAGGATGGCAACCAAATTAAGGTGAGCTTCGCTCGCCAATAACCAGTAGCCTTCTCAATCCCCCGTTCGGTGCAATGGTTAAGCCTGGCGGGTAGATTGATTATTTTCCGAAACATCTCACTAAAGCCGTTTCGGTTGGATTTACACGAAGAGTGCCAAATGTATTAAGAAACATCTGAATATATCCTGTTTTAATAGGGCAATAATCCTAAAATTATAGAATGCATAGAGGAACAGGCTCTATCTATAGATATAATACCTCGTTAGATTGCCCCCATAAACAAAGGAGTGAGCAAATGGATATTGGTTTGAGCTTGCAATCAAGAAATAATAACTATTTTTATGCAATGGCAAAAATAGAGGCTGATAACTTAATCAATCTCTCAAGAAGAGTTTCGTTTAATAATATAAAAGATGTTTTCTTGAGAATGAAATTTGAGAATGATATCAAAGAGTTTGCGCAAAAAAATCTTACCTTTATACGGAACGCCAGAACAGACAACGAGTGCAAAGAAGGGATAGATAACTTGAAAATGGAATGCTATCACCTTTCCAGGCAAGACAGTATGCTCTCATTAAAACAGGCGAGGGTATATATATCCGCTAAAATTGAAGAGCATGATAAAGTTGTCGGCTATGTTATTGATGGAATAGCGGTGATTTTAGGTGGTATGCAGTTAGTAGCCGGTTTGGGGATCATTGCTGGTTCAATAGCGACAGGAAATGTTGTCGGTACTATTGTCGGTGTTCATTTAATACTAAATGGTGCCAGTAGTTCTATTGCGGCTATAGAAAGATTGAAAGGCAATGAAAATGCTACAGACTTTATGCAGGATGCTTATATGGGAACGGCTGAATTCTTTGGATTTGAAAGAAAAACCGGTATGTTGGCCTATTATACGGCAGATTTAACGACGTCATTCTATGGTGTCATAAAATTGTCATTAAAACCCGATGCGTGGCGATTGTATAAATATATCCCATCCGATTACTACCGAAAAATAAACAGCATGAGTAAGCCAGCCCTTGCTATACAAGGAGTTAAGGCCGCAAATAAATTAAGAGTTATCGGCAGCACCTATTCAGATGATAATTCGAAATACGAAAAAAAATAGATAAAAAGGAGGGTTATTCCTCCTTGCAAAGATATCGGTATGATTTCCACGCCAGATTCATTGGGATTATATAATAAGTAGCAAACAAGCCAAAAAACATGACAATAAGGTAACTTGACGTTTCACTGACTGAATATTTAATAATGAAAATAACTAAAACAGTAAGGAAAATCGCACAAATCAAACACCCCGCAAAAAAACGCTTCTTAAGGTCTTTGAGTAAACTGGAATAAGTTTCTTTTTGTGTGTCATCACGCGAAATTATTTTCCGCATGTGCGCAATATTCTTGGCCGTAAAGCCGTTATCCAACAGTTTATTTTCCATTTCTGATTCTGTCACCGCATTATCTCCTTTATTCTGCGTGGTGATATTCTATCGTTATGCCAGACCAACGTCTAATTTATGTTTCTCCTGCCCCCTGTTCTGCCCTAACGCTTTCCTCTTGGGTTTACCCCAAAAGAGCCAAGATGTAAAAAACGCCTTTTCATTGAGGCTAAAATGGAAC of the Yersinia bercovieri ATCC 43970 genome contains:
- a CDS encoding DUF4225 domain-containing protein, with amino-acid sequence MECYHLSRQDSMLSLKQARVYISAKIEEHDKVVGYVIDGIAVILGGMQLVAGLGIIAGSIATGNVVGTIVGVHLILNGASSSIAAIERLKGNENATDFMQDAYMGTAEFFGFERKTGMLAYYTADLTTSFYGVIKLSLKPDAWRLYKYIPSDYYRKINSMSKPALAIQGVKAANKLRVIGSTYSDDNSKYEKK
- a CDS encoding membrane protein, giving the protein MTESEMENKLLDNGFTAKNIAHMRKIISRDDTQKETYSSLLKDLKKRFFAGCLICAIFLTVLVIFIIKYSVSETSSYLIVMFFGLFATYYIIPMNLAWKSYRYLCKEE